One Prolixibacteraceae bacterium DNA segment encodes these proteins:
- the ilvN gene encoding acetolactate synthase small subunit has translation MYSMQKQEFTISAYTENTIGLLNRITIMFTRRRINIESLTVSESAIAGISKFTIVVNDLEDRITKLCVQIERHVEVLKCFYHRNDEIVHQEVALYKVSSEALLAGDQIEKIVRAYHARILEITPTYTVIEKTGHKAETQELFDKLNPYGVIQFIRSGRVAITRSNIEKLSEFLKERDRVQTVLDKQK, from the coding sequence ATATATAGTATGCAAAAACAAGAATTTACCATCTCTGCTTATACAGAGAATACTATTGGGTTGTTGAATCGAATCACTATCATGTTTACTCGTCGTAGAATCAATATCGAGAGCTTGACGGTTTCGGAATCTGCTATCGCTGGCATTAGTAAGTTTACGATTGTCGTAAATGACTTGGAGGATCGAATCACAAAACTGTGCGTCCAAATAGAGAGGCATGTGGAGGTCCTTAAATGTTTTTATCATCGTAATGATGAAATCGTTCATCAGGAAGTCGCTCTATACAAGGTCTCGTCGGAAGCACTGCTTGCAGGCGACCAGATTGAGAAGATTGTAAGAGCATATCATGCTCGTATATTAGAGATTACCCCTACTTACACTGTGATTGAAAAGACAGGACATAAGGCGGAGACACAAGAGCTTTTCGATAAGCTTAACCCTTATGGTGTCATTCAATTTATTCGCTCAGGTAGGGTTGCAATTACAAGATCAAATATTGAGAAACTGTCTGAATTTCTAAAAGAGAGAGATCGCGTTCAGACTGTATTAGATAAACAGAAATAG
- the ilvC gene encoding ketol-acid reductoisomerase has protein sequence MAKLNFGGTEEKVVMREEFPLEKARETMKEETIAVIGYGVQGPGQSLNLRDNGFNVIVGQRKESKTWDKAVADGWVPGENLFDIEEACEKATVIQYLLSDAGQIAVWPTVKKHLTKGKALYFSHGFGVTFNDRTGIVPPKDVDVILVAPKGSGTSLRTMFLEGRGLNSSYAIFQDATGRAYDRVISLGIGVGSGYLFETDFRREVYSDLTGERGTLMGCIQGIFAAQYEVLREQGHTPSEAFNETVEELTQSLMPLVAQNGMDWMYANTSTTAQRGALDWWKPFRDATKPVFQKLYDEVAAGNEAQRSIDSNSQPDYRVKLEAELKELRESEMWQAGKTVRQLRPENN, from the coding sequence ATGGCAAAGTTAAATTTCGGAGGAACAGAAGAGAAAGTAGTAATGCGAGAAGAATTTCCATTGGAAAAAGCTCGTGAAACAATGAAAGAGGAAACCATCGCTGTAATCGGTTATGGGGTGCAGGGACCAGGTCAATCTTTGAACCTTCGAGACAATGGGTTTAATGTAATTGTTGGACAACGTAAAGAGTCTAAAACCTGGGATAAGGCTGTAGCTGATGGTTGGGTGCCAGGGGAGAACCTTTTTGATATTGAAGAGGCTTGTGAAAAAGCAACTGTGATTCAATATCTTCTTTCTGATGCTGGTCAGATTGCAGTGTGGCCTACTGTAAAAAAACATCTTACTAAAGGAAAAGCACTTTACTTCTCTCATGGTTTTGGTGTGACATTTAATGATCGTACTGGGATCGTTCCTCCAAAGGATGTGGATGTTATCTTAGTTGCTCCTAAAGGTTCTGGTACAAGTTTACGTACTATGTTTTTAGAAGGTAGAGGCTTAAACTCTAGCTATGCAATCTTCCAAGATGCAACAGGTCGTGCTTATGATAGAGTGATCTCTTTAGGTATTGGTGTTGGTTCTGGATATCTTTTTGAAACAGACTTTAGACGCGAAGTATACTCTGACCTTACAGGAGAGCGTGGTACTTTGATGGGATGTATTCAAGGTATTTTTGCTGCTCAATACGAAGTGTTGAGAGAGCAAGGTCATACTCCATCAGAGGCCTTTAACGAGACTGTTGAAGAGTTGACACAGAGTTTGATGCCTCTTGTTGCTCAGAATGGTATGGATTGGATGTATGCCAATACTTCGACTACAGCACAGCGTGGTGCTTTAGATTGGTGGAAGCCTTTCCGTGATGCTACAAAACCAGTTTTCCAAAAACTGTATGATGAGGTTGCGGCAGGAAACGAAGCACAACGTTCTATCGATTCAAATAGCCAACCTGATTACCGTGTGAAATTGGAAGCAGAGTTGAAAGAGCTAAGAGAATCTGAGATGTGGCAAGCTGGTAAAACAGTTCGTCAGTTACGTCCTGAAAACAACTAA
- a CDS encoding 2-isopropylmalate synthase, which yields MADRVYIFDTTLRDGEQVPGCQLNTVEKIEVAKALQELGVDVIEAGFPVSSPGDFNSVVEISKAVTWPTICALTRAVENDIDVAAQALKYAKRGRIHTGIGTSPYHIKYKLNSTEDEVLERAVAAVKYAKRYVEDVEFYAEDAGRSDNVYLARVVEAVIAAGATVVNIPDTTGYCLPHQFGEKINFLMENVSNVHKAILSTHCHNDLGMATANSISGVINGARQVEVTLNGIGERAGNTSLEEVVMTLKSHQDLNLETNIKTQNIYKTSRLVSTLMNMPVQANKAIVGRNAFAHSSGIHQDGVLKNRETYEIIDPEDVGIKESSIVLTARSGRAALKHRLEVLGYILEGEKLDEVYQEFLKLADKKKDIKEDDLLVLVGEVEKTDSHRIKLQDIQVVMGKNMEPMATVKLNIAGEIFKACSNGNGPVDAAIKAVKEILHKNVVLEEFLIQAITRGSDDIGKVHMTINHKDSFFHGFGANTDIVIASVEAFIDAINKIAMAE from the coding sequence ATGGCAGATAGAGTCTATATTTTTGATACAACCCTAAGAGATGGAGAGCAAGTCCCAGGATGTCAGTTGAACACAGTAGAGAAGATTGAGGTAGCTAAAGCACTCCAAGAACTCGGTGTGGATGTGATTGAAGCTGGATTCCCTGTGTCAAGTCCTGGTGATTTTAATTCGGTTGTAGAGATTTCAAAAGCAGTGACATGGCCTACTATTTGTGCTTTGACAAGAGCTGTAGAAAATGATATTGATGTTGCAGCTCAAGCACTTAAATATGCTAAAAGAGGTCGTATTCATACTGGTATTGGGACTTCCCCTTATCACATTAAATATAAACTGAACTCAACAGAAGATGAGGTGCTAGAGAGAGCCGTAGCTGCGGTGAAATACGCAAAACGCTATGTGGAGGATGTGGAATTTTATGCCGAAGATGCTGGACGTTCTGATAATGTATACTTGGCACGTGTTGTAGAAGCGGTCATTGCTGCAGGAGCAACGGTGGTAAATATTCCAGATACTACAGGATACTGTTTGCCTCACCAATTTGGGGAAAAGATCAACTTCTTGATGGAGAATGTATCCAATGTACATAAAGCAATTTTATCCACTCACTGCCATAACGACCTAGGAATGGCTACTGCGAATAGTATTTCTGGTGTCATTAATGGGGCACGTCAAGTGGAAGTAACACTAAATGGTATTGGAGAACGTGCAGGAAACACCTCATTAGAAGAGGTGGTAATGACTTTAAAAAGTCATCAAGATTTAAATCTAGAGACGAATATTAAGACTCAAAATATTTATAAGACGTCTAGATTGGTCTCTACATTAATGAACATGCCTGTTCAAGCAAATAAGGCAATCGTTGGCCGTAATGCTTTTGCCCACTCTTCTGGTATACATCAAGATGGGGTGCTTAAAAACCGTGAGACCTACGAAATTATCGATCCAGAAGATGTGGGAATCAAGGAGTCTTCGATTGTGTTGACTGCTCGTAGTGGTCGTGCTGCCTTAAAGCATCGCTTGGAAGTCTTGGGATATATTTTAGAAGGGGAGAAGCTCGATGAAGTATACCAAGAGTTCTTGAAGTTAGCAGACAAAAAGAAAGATATCAAGGAAGATGATCTATTGGTTCTTGTTGGAGAAGTGGAAAAGACCGATAGTCATAGAATAAAACTGCAAGATATTCAAGTCGTAATGGGGAAAAATATGGAACCAATGGCGACGGTGAAACTAAATATTGCAGGCGAAATATTCAAAGCTTGTAGTAATGGCAATGGTCCTGTGGATGCTGCGATAAAAGCAGTCAAGGAGATCCTTCATAAAAATGTGGTTCTTGAAGAGTTTCTTATCCAGGCAATTACAAGAGGTAGTGATGATATTGGTAAGGTTCATATGACCATCAATCACAAAGATAGCTTTTTTCACGGATTTGGAGCAAATACAGATATCGTGATTGCTTCTGTTGAGGCCTTTATTGATGCCATCAACAAAATTGCAATGGCAGAATAA
- the leuC gene encoding 3-isopropylmalate dehydratase large subunit: MQPKTLFDKIWDAHVVKQVEGGPNVVYIDRHFIHEVTSPVAFAGIEKRGLKIARPAQTTATPDHNVPTIDQDKPIKDQESRFQVDTLEKNCLNHGVTYYGLGSQNHGIVHVVGPEMGYTQPGMTIVCGDSHTSTHGAFGSIAFGIGTSEVEMVFTSQCIMQPKPKTMLIKVDGELGKSVTAKDIALYTIAKLSTSGGTGYFIEYAGTAIESLSMEGRMTLCNMSIECGARGGMIAPDQTTFDYVKGRPFAPEGEAWDKAVAEWSELKSDKDASFDCTYEFDASDITPMITYGTNPGMGVSVEGSIPTGSDLQGTDKTSFVKSLEYMGFDAGQKIAGHSIDYVFVGSCTNGRIEDLRAFAAFVKGKKKAENVTAWIVPGSKVVEKQAKEEGLVEILEEAGFVMREPGCSACLAMNDDKIPAGKYSVSTSNRNFEGRQGPGARTLLASPLVAAAAAVTGVITDPRVL, encoded by the coding sequence ATGCAGCCAAAAACATTATTTGATAAAATATGGGATGCCCATGTTGTGAAACAAGTAGAAGGAGGGCCTAATGTTGTCTATATCGATAGACACTTTATTCATGAAGTTACTAGCCCTGTTGCTTTTGCTGGAATAGAGAAGAGAGGTCTTAAAATAGCTCGTCCAGCTCAGACGACTGCAACCCCAGATCATAACGTGCCTACTATTGATCAGGATAAACCTATTAAAGATCAAGAGTCACGTTTCCAGGTGGATACTTTAGAGAAGAACTGTTTGAATCATGGAGTTACCTATTATGGTTTGGGTAGTCAAAATCATGGGATTGTCCATGTTGTTGGTCCTGAAATGGGATATACTCAACCAGGTATGACTATTGTTTGTGGAGACAGTCATACCTCTACTCATGGTGCTTTTGGTAGTATCGCTTTTGGTATTGGTACTAGTGAAGTAGAGATGGTTTTTACCTCTCAATGTATTATGCAGCCTAAGCCTAAGACTATGTTGATCAAAGTGGATGGGGAGTTAGGTAAGTCTGTAACTGCAAAAGATATTGCTCTTTATACGATTGCTAAACTATCTACCTCTGGCGGAACAGGTTATTTTATTGAATATGCTGGTACTGCAATTGAGTCTCTCTCTATGGAGGGGCGTATGACTCTTTGTAATATGAGCATCGAGTGTGGTGCTCGTGGTGGTATGATTGCTCCCGATCAAACTACATTCGACTATGTTAAAGGTCGTCCTTTTGCTCCCGAAGGAGAGGCATGGGATAAGGCTGTGGCAGAATGGTCTGAACTAAAGAGTGATAAAGATGCCTCTTTTGATTGTACATATGAGTTTGATGCATCCGATATCACCCCAATGATCACTTATGGAACAAATCCTGGTATGGGGGTTTCTGTAGAAGGATCTATTCCTACAGGTTCTGATCTTCAAGGAACGGACAAAACGAGCTTCGTAAAATCACTCGAATATATGGGGTTTGATGCTGGACAAAAGATTGCAGGTCATTCAATAGATTATGTATTCGTTGGAAGTTGTACTAATGGACGTATTGAGGACCTTCGCGCTTTTGCTGCATTTGTGAAAGGAAAGAAGAAAGCCGAGAATGTGACAGCTTGGATTGTTCCAGGGTCTAAAGTAGTTGAAAAACAAGCCAAAGAAGAAGGATTGGTTGAGATCTTAGAAGAGGCTGGTTTCGTAATGAGAGAACCAGGTTGTTCGGCTTGTTTGGCAATGAATGATGATAAGATCCCTGCTGGTAAGTACTCTGTTTCTACTTCGAATAGAAACTTTGAGGGACGTCAAGGTCCTGGTGCTCGTACTTTACTTGCAAGTCCTTTGGTTGCTGCTGCAGCTGCTGTGACTGGAGTTATCACCGATCCTAGAGTGTTATAA
- the leuD gene encoding 3-isopropylmalate dehydratase small subunit: MSIDKFETLTSTAVPLPIENIDTDQIIPARFLKATERKGFGDNLFRDWRYEKDGSEIKSFALNDARYGGSILVAGKNFGSGSSREHAAWSIYDYGFKVVVSSFFADIFKGNALNNGLLPVVVSEDFLSKIFSSIDTDNQTTLTVNLADQTITLDGTGESESFEINPYKKECLTKGYDDIDYLIHMKSEIESFENR; the protein is encoded by the coding sequence ATGTCAATAGATAAATTTGAAACATTAACAAGTACGGCAGTACCTTTACCTATAGAAAATATCGACACGGATCAAATTATTCCAGCTCGTTTCTTAAAGGCGACAGAGAGAAAAGGATTTGGAGATAATCTTTTTCGTGATTGGAGATATGAAAAAGATGGTTCTGAGATAAAATCATTTGCATTGAACGATGCCCGTTATGGTGGCTCTATTCTTGTTGCTGGAAAGAATTTTGGAAGTGGATCTAGTCGTGAACATGCAGCATGGTCCATTTATGACTATGGGTTCAAAGTAGTGGTATCTAGCTTTTTTGCAGATATCTTTAAAGGCAATGCATTGAATAATGGTCTTTTGCCTGTTGTGGTATCTGAAGATTTTCTTTCAAAGATATTTTCTTCGATTGATACAGACAATCAAACGACTTTGACTGTGAATTTGGCCGACCAGACGATCACTCTCGATGGAACAGGCGAATCAGAATCTTTTGAAATTAATCCATATAAGAAGGAGTGCTTGACCAAAGGTTATGATGATATCGATTATTTGATTCATATGAAATCGGAGATTGAATCATTCGAGAATAGATAA